The genomic window GGTGACAAAAATTCTTTGAATTTTTGACGGGGTGGTTGACAACAGCATGGTTTAAAAGGTGAATGGTGAATAGTCAATCGCTTCGCTCGTCAATTTGCATTGGTATAAAATTGACCATTCACTTGCGAAGCAAAATTCACCATTCACCTGCTCCGGCAGAATTGCCCCAATAAAAAAACTCCCCAATCAATGGGGAGCCTTTATTTTTGCTAGAAGCTTAGTATCTGTAATATTCAGGTTTGAACGGACCTTCTACATTTACTCCGATATAATCGGCTTGTTCCTGAGAAAGGGTTTCCAGTTCTACGCTTAATTTCTTAAGGTGAAGGGCAGCTACTTTTTCATCAAGATGCTTAGGAAGCATGTATACTTCATTTCCGTATGCTTCAGAATTATTCCAAAGTTCGATCTGAGCCAGAGTCTGGTTAGAGAAAGAATTGGACATTACGAAAGACGGGTGGCCTGTCGCACATCCTAGGTTTACCAATCTACCTTCTGCAAGGATGATCACTTCTTTTCCTTCGATGGTATAGATATCAACCTGCGGTTTTACCTCAGATTTTGTAGAACCGTAGTTTCCGTTTAACCAGGCCATATCGATTTCGTTATCGAAGTGTCCGATGTTACATACAATCGCTTTGTCTTTCATTTTAAGGAAATGTTCTCCTCTTACGATGTTGAAGTTACCGGTAGTTGTGATGATGATATCCGCGTTATCCACTACGGTATCCAATCTTTTCACTTCATAACCGTCCATCGCTGCCTGAAGTGCACAGATCGGGTCGATTTCAGTTACCGTAACGATAGAACCTGCTCCTCTGAAAGAGGCCGCTGTTCCTTTACCTACGTCTCCGTATCCGCAAACAACCACTCTTTTTCCGGCAAGCATGACGTCAGTTGCTCTTCTTACCGCATCTACGGCAGATTCTTTACATCCGTATTTGTTGTCGAATTTAGACTTGGTTACCGAATCGTTAACGTTGATAGCAGGCATTACCAAAGTTCCGTTCTTCATTCTTTCGTATAGTCGGTGTACTCCGGTTGTGGTTTCTTCAGAAAGTCCTTTGATATCTTTTGTTAATTCAGGGTATTTATCGAAAACCATATTGGTTAAATCACCACCGTCATCAAGGATCATGTTCAATGGCTTTCTGTCTTCCCCGAAGAATAAAGTCTGCTCGATACACCAGTCGAATTCCTCTTCGTTAAGACCTTTCCATGCATAAACAGGAATTCCTGCAGCAGCAATAGCAGCAGCAGCGTGATCCTGGGTAGAGAAAATATTACAAGAAGACCAGGTAACTTCAGCACCTAAAGCCACCAATGTTTCGATAAGTACAGCAGTCTGGATTGTCATGTGAAGACATCCTGCGATTCTTGCACCTTTCAACGGCTGAGACGGTCCGTATTCTTCACGGATAGCCATCAAGCCCGGCATTTCAGCTTCTGCAAGGGTAATTTCTTTTCTTCCCCATTCTGCAAGGGCGATATCCTTAACTTTATAAGGAATGTATTGTGTTGTCGTACTCATATGTAATGAATAAATTTAAATTCAACGATAATAAGCTGCAAAATTACAACTAATAATTAAGATAAAAAAACATTGATATGCTTTGAATTAGCTAAACTGATTTATAACAGGAATTGTAAAAAGCAGATCCTTAAGATCAAATTAATTCCTAATAAAACTGTGAGGCGCCTGCCGGAAATTTTTCACTATTTTTGTCGGATAAATCCAAACCCATGCCTCTTTACCGCGATTTTTCCGATGATAATGCCACTATTCTTGTATGGAAGTACGATGAATCTGAAGAACTGGATATTCATAAGCTATTGGAACCTGAAAATGCCGATAAAGTAAAAGATTACCATCCGAAGAAACTCCAGGAGGTTTTGATGGTGCGTAAATTATTAAAAGGCTTAAAGCCCAATTCCAAGATTTTATATAAGGAAAGAGAGCCGTTTTTATCTCCGAAAGATGCGGAAATTTCGATTACCCATTCTTTTCCGTTTGCGGCAATTGCCATTTCAAAAAACAAAATCGGGATCGATATTGAAAAATTCAATCCTAAAATTTTAAGGGTTATCGATAAGTTTACCTACGAAGAGGAGCGGGGATTTATTCCTTTTGATAATGAAGTCACATTTTATACGATCATCTGGAGTGTAAAGGAAAGCATGTACAAAATCCATCATTCCAAGCACTGGTCGCTGAAAAAGCATTACGAAGTAAAGCCGTTTGAACTGAAGCATCTTCACCAGATCAAATGCAGGGTTTACGATGATCAGATTTCAGATGAATTAAAAGCAAGGGTCGAATTTTTCGACGATTACTGCTTTACGATTGTTGAGGAATAGGTTGTACCGGTTCCTGCTTTTCGTGGGATTCGTTTTTGTAGGTTTCAATAACCTTGCGTTGTTCTTTGGCGACATCAAAGATCAGTTCCAGCACATCATGAATATTTTTAAGCTCGGTAAGCCTTGAGATTTTATCGGGATCCCGGAGATCGTACGATTCATTCTCGGTAAGCTCAGCTTTTCTTTTAAGGAT from Chryseobacterium sp. SORGH_AS_0447 includes these protein-coding regions:
- a CDS encoding 4'-phosphopantetheinyl transferase superfamily protein codes for the protein MPLYRDFSDDNATILVWKYDESEELDIHKLLEPENADKVKDYHPKKLQEVLMVRKLLKGLKPNSKILYKEREPFLSPKDAEISITHSFPFAAIAISKNKIGIDIEKFNPKILRVIDKFTYEEERGFIPFDNEVTFYTIIWSVKESMYKIHHSKHWSLKKHYEVKPFELKHLHQIKCRVYDDQISDELKARVEFFDDYCFTIVEE
- the ahcY gene encoding adenosylhomocysteinase; translation: MSTTTQYIPYKVKDIALAEWGRKEITLAEAEMPGLMAIREEYGPSQPLKGARIAGCLHMTIQTAVLIETLVALGAEVTWSSCNIFSTQDHAAAAIAAAGIPVYAWKGLNEEEFDWCIEQTLFFGEDRKPLNMILDDGGDLTNMVFDKYPELTKDIKGLSEETTTGVHRLYERMKNGTLVMPAINVNDSVTKSKFDNKYGCKESAVDAVRRATDVMLAGKRVVVCGYGDVGKGTAASFRGAGSIVTVTEIDPICALQAAMDGYEVKRLDTVVDNADIIITTTGNFNIVRGEHFLKMKDKAIVCNIGHFDNEIDMAWLNGNYGSTKSEVKPQVDIYTIEGKEVIILAEGRLVNLGCATGHPSFVMSNSFSNQTLAQIELWNNSEAYGNEVYMLPKHLDEKVAALHLKKLSVELETLSQEQADYIGVNVEGPFKPEYYRY